A single Marinobacter sp. es.042 DNA region contains:
- a CDS encoding NAD+ synthase, which translates to MSVSGNQAASGESPRKLRVVMAQLDFLVGDIPGNTELVLDAARRASSEHQADVVVFPELCLTGYPPEDLLLRPSMEVRVNEALERLQAERLDSVIVIGAPLRHGALLYNAAVVIDGGEITGRYFKRFPPNYQVFDEKRYFAEGQDVLTLDIRGVPVGITVCEDLWKEGPVEDSAAAGARLILNLNASPYDIDKQARRKALLERKSRENLVSIVYVNLVGGQDELVFDGGSMVFDHSGMLTAEAPQFGEGLYPVDFLCEHHCQPVSQALPEEPTLEANVYSALVTGVRDYVNKNGFKSVVLGLSGGIDSAVTLAVAVDALGKDRVRAVMMPFRYTSSMSLEDAEAEAVALDVQYDVFSIEPMYDAFMETLAGPFEGTTPDTTEENLQARLRGVLLMSLSNKFGSLVLTTGNKSEMAVGYSTLYGDMAGGFDVLKDVPKTLVFRLAQYRNTLSEGEVIPERVITRPPSAELAPDQKDEDSLPGYDVLDQILNLYVERDFSADAIVAEGFERVDVERVIRLVDINEYKRRQAPIGVRITERGFGKDRRYPITNGWKSGK; encoded by the coding sequence ATGTCCGTGTCCGGAAACCAGGCAGCGTCCGGGGAGTCTCCCAGAAAATTGCGGGTGGTGATGGCCCAGTTGGATTTCCTGGTGGGCGATATTCCTGGCAATACCGAGCTAGTTCTGGACGCAGCCCGACGGGCATCGTCCGAGCATCAGGCGGACGTGGTGGTGTTCCCGGAGCTTTGCCTGACTGGCTATCCACCTGAAGATTTGCTCTTGCGGCCCAGCATGGAAGTTCGCGTAAATGAGGCGCTGGAAAGGCTGCAGGCGGAAAGGCTGGATTCGGTGATCGTTATCGGTGCTCCCCTTCGCCATGGCGCGCTGCTGTATAACGCGGCGGTGGTTATCGACGGCGGCGAAATTACTGGTCGGTATTTCAAGCGTTTCCCGCCCAACTATCAGGTCTTCGACGAGAAGCGTTACTTTGCCGAGGGCCAAGATGTCCTGACTCTGGATATCCGGGGCGTTCCGGTGGGAATTACTGTGTGTGAGGATCTATGGAAGGAGGGGCCGGTGGAGGACAGCGCCGCTGCAGGTGCTCGTCTCATCCTGAACCTCAATGCCTCGCCCTACGATATCGATAAACAGGCACGCAGGAAGGCGTTGCTTGAGCGGAAGTCCCGGGAGAATCTGGTCAGTATCGTTTACGTGAATCTGGTGGGCGGTCAGGACGAGCTTGTTTTTGACGGTGGCTCCATGGTGTTTGACCATTCCGGAATGCTGACTGCAGAGGCCCCGCAGTTTGGTGAGGGATTATATCCGGTCGACTTTCTGTGCGAGCACCATTGTCAGCCGGTATCCCAGGCCTTGCCGGAAGAGCCTACGCTGGAGGCCAATGTCTACAGCGCCCTGGTGACGGGTGTTCGGGATTACGTCAACAAGAACGGATTCAAATCGGTGGTTCTGGGGCTTTCAGGCGGTATCGACTCGGCAGTGACTCTGGCGGTTGCCGTCGATGCACTGGGCAAGGATCGGGTACGCGCGGTGATGATGCCGTTTCGCTACACCTCCAGCATGAGCCTTGAGGATGCCGAAGCGGAGGCCGTTGCCCTCGACGTGCAGTACGACGTGTTTTCGATTGAGCCGATGTACGACGCCTTCATGGAAACTCTGGCCGGGCCTTTCGAGGGCACCACGCCAGACACGACCGAGGAAAACCTGCAGGCACGTCTGCGCGGCGTCTTGCTAATGTCCCTATCCAACAAGTTTGGTTCGCTGGTGCTGACTACCGGGAACAAGAGCGAGATGGCAGTGGGCTACTCAACGCTTTATGGCGATATGGCGGGCGGCTTTGACGTTCTAAAGGATGTGCCTAAAACCTTGGTGTTCCGTCTGGCCCAATACCGCAACACGCTCTCGGAGGGCGAAGTCATTCCCGAGCGGGTGATTACCCGCCCGCCGTCGGCAGAGCTGGCGCCGGACCAGAAAGATGAAGACAGCCTGCCCGGTTACGATGTGCTCGACCAGATCCTGAATCTGTATGTCGAGCGGGATTTCAGTGCCGATGCGATCGTTGCGGAAGGTTTCGAACGAGTAGATGTCGAGCGGGTTATTCGCCTGGTAGATATCAACGAGTATAAACGCAGGCAGGCACCGATCGGCGTCCGCATTACGGAGCGCGGGTTTGGTAAAGACCGGCGCTATCCGATCACAAATGGCTGGAAAAGCGGGAAGTGA